The proteins below come from a single Salvelinus fontinalis isolate EN_2023a chromosome 1, ASM2944872v1, whole genome shotgun sequence genomic window:
- the LOC129859998 gene encoding 3-hydroxy-3-methylglutaryl-CoA lyase, cytoplasmic-like isoform X3, producing MADHTEVLQAIHRSSHVRYPVLTPNMHGFQDAVAAGATEVAVFGSASETFSRKNINCSIDESILRFEEVICTAKQRQIPVRGYVSCALGCPYEGPIESTKVAEVVKRLYELGCYEVSLGDTIGVGTPGSMAKMLHSVMKEVPSSALAVHCHDTYGQALANILTALQMGICTVDSSVAGLGGCPYAQGASGNVSTEDVLYMLHGMGIKTGVDLSKVIEAGDFICKALNCKTNSKVAQARGDYSVHCRMKKINT from the exons ATGGCGGACCACACTGAAGTACTTCAAGCCATCCACAGATCTTCTCATGTCCGTTATCCAGTTCTGACACCCAACATGCATGGCTTTCAGGATGCT GTTGCAGCTGGTGCTACTGAAGTGGCCGTGTTTGGGTCTGCATCTGAGACCTTCAGTAGGAAAAACATCAACTGCTCTATAGATGAGAGCATTCTGAGGTTCGAGGAAGTCATTTGCACTGCCAAACAACGACAGATTCCAGTCCGTGG ATATGTTTCTTGTGCACTAGGATGTCCATATGAGGGACCCATTGAATCCACTAAAGTTGCAGAG GTGGTGAAGAGGTTGTATGAACTGGGCTGCTACGAAGTGTCTCTGGGGGATACTATCGGCGTGGGGACCCCAGGCTCCATGGCCAAGATGTTACACAGCGTCATGAAGGAGGTACCCAGCAGCGCTCTGGCCGTTCACTGCCATGACACTTACGGCCAGGCCCTGGCCAACATCCTAACCGCACTGCAG ATGGGGATTTGTACAGTGGACTCGTCTGTAGCAGGTCTGGGAGGGTGCCCATATGCTCAGGGTGCCTCTGGCAATGTGTCAACAGAAGATGTTCTCTATATGCTCCATGGGATGGGCATTAAAACC GGAGTGGATCTCTCCAAAGTAATTGAAGCAGGTGACTTCATCTGCAAAGCCTTAAACTGCAAGACCAACTCCAAGGTAGCCCAAGCGAGAGGCGATTACTCTGTGCATTGCCGCATGAAGAAGATAAATACTTGA